The following proteins come from a genomic window of Legionella cherrii:
- a CDS encoding type VI secretion protein IcmF/TssM N-terminal domain-containing protein, with the protein MGRLGHIIFWILLVVILGAYATFITFHLDYPIWVGVLIFLAMLLAFLILDSITWAIRKWYKKRKAAKAKETGEKIETEGLRLTLENALNYIETNHIAGGAKRFWQMPWILFFGKTTILISNGLKLHTHFMVGDAEDEALQRNQVYVLDNFVIWCVDAELFETNTSKKVEKQWLDFLKYIKSQKKAITPIDQVVIELPASKLLNGDKSDIAHLARTLKDRIDQVSLLTGYRQQVLFCITRCNELNGFQEFVGLMPESLWTQAMGYIVANPLKESTSTEPLNYISNRAEEVIDIVLYETQKTIDVASFNFPLTVKKLKENYSRFTNLFFASSPYTEPAVLHGVYLLGEYQNNGTEESVFYYDFIDQVQLSLIRPMSLLGSEIKQRNKRRWEYLGVWYFASALAAGYLIYVYNATSNRLVELIKPLPKKESFSDQLEQNLLLFGDYHTLMSQLDLFRNQLQIKVLPYRGGLNRLYTYYSEQYVDHFKQYILTLLDNRMEQMLSHGGSLTDTQKAYLVQNMVSRINLIQAKIISGVSPNTLMQMPDPQIRYLGYNRLPDRFLNTFGPLYKDYVIWDSNTEQLRGESGKLILWLDQSHILSSDLRWLLEWANTQEGVSEIGLNSFWIGSNIVRDYLIAPAYTKAGFTAIQSLLVQINHALPLYIDISGPKNSFALWYAAARLNVWKNFALNFYKGTKTLAFQYEWDQTFNDMLQPSSPYNAFLQDLASEFQGKLPFTTPHWIQLVLQFSDLMVYSHSSDKGVEFKQLSDLVSQWMKKLQEKPSQWNNNSADNQNPPVVGPNNLSNRPPSVANKLNFNTQVNAVKSYMRYRDLLKQLYKEPYVQAVKAYMSARELYLSQIEVDRQSSPVMQAYQALVDMRRSLEHFDQLDSSNPFWMLMRGPLDYYIDYTNRFASCFIQQKWLDEVYLRTIALSGEELNQTLFAKGGLVWIFHDKYSLPFVKQIGTQFLPRYVLNHEFPFTPQYYQLLAFGMRINEGLEALSHMKQKPEEGQAVDLMIHALPTNLDAKATTLPYKTVLRVECKEKQYTLENYNYPSQQQIPNWKLESCGPTEISIYFGGIKLAIQYHGDEGFLRFLQDFNTGVKDFYPHNFPEHTKFLQAHKIDKIRMSYYIKGGGDIMWQIEKYFAAQRDLKVAQQNLAQVSKLPRTITDCWAQGEYDV; encoded by the coding sequence ATGGGACGATTAGGACATATCATTTTTTGGATCTTGCTTGTCGTTATTTTGGGGGCTTATGCCACTTTTATAACGTTTCATCTCGATTATCCTATCTGGGTAGGTGTACTTATTTTCTTGGCCATGCTTTTGGCATTCCTGATTCTTGACAGCATTACCTGGGCTATAAGGAAGTGGTATAAAAAAAGAAAAGCAGCGAAGGCCAAAGAGACCGGCGAAAAAATTGAGACTGAAGGTTTACGTTTAACTTTAGAAAATGCGTTGAATTACATAGAAACAAATCATATTGCCGGTGGAGCAAAGCGTTTCTGGCAAATGCCCTGGATACTTTTTTTCGGTAAAACAACGATTCTCATTTCAAACGGATTGAAGCTGCATACCCATTTTATGGTGGGTGATGCGGAAGATGAAGCGCTTCAACGTAATCAAGTTTATGTGCTCGATAATTTTGTCATATGGTGTGTTGATGCAGAGCTTTTTGAAACAAACACCTCAAAAAAAGTAGAAAAGCAATGGCTAGATTTTCTTAAATACATTAAGAGTCAAAAGAAAGCGATTACGCCTATAGATCAAGTGGTCATTGAGCTCCCTGCCTCAAAACTTTTAAATGGTGATAAATCAGACATTGCCCATCTTGCTCGAACCTTGAAAGATCGAATTGATCAAGTCAGTCTGCTCACAGGTTATCGCCAGCAAGTGCTGTTTTGCATTACTCGATGTAATGAGTTAAATGGTTTTCAAGAATTCGTGGGGCTTATGCCGGAGAGCCTATGGACACAAGCCATGGGTTACATTGTTGCGAACCCCCTTAAAGAATCCACTTCAACAGAACCGCTCAACTACATCAGTAATCGCGCTGAAGAGGTCATTGATATTGTTTTATATGAGACGCAAAAAACCATAGACGTCGCGTCATTTAATTTCCCATTGACCGTAAAAAAACTCAAAGAAAATTATTCAAGGTTTACCAATTTATTTTTTGCTTCCTCACCCTATACTGAACCTGCAGTGTTGCATGGGGTTTATTTGCTCGGCGAATATCAGAACAATGGCACTGAAGAAAGTGTTTTTTATTATGATTTTATTGATCAGGTTCAGCTCTCCCTGATACGCCCTATGTCATTATTAGGCTCGGAAATCAAACAAAGAAACAAACGAAGATGGGAGTATTTGGGTGTCTGGTATTTTGCAAGTGCACTCGCTGCAGGCTATCTAATCTATGTTTATAATGCGACATCCAATCGCTTGGTCGAACTGATAAAACCTTTACCTAAAAAAGAATCCTTCTCCGATCAATTGGAACAAAACTTACTGCTATTTGGCGATTATCATACGCTAATGAGTCAACTCGATCTCTTTAGAAATCAATTGCAAATTAAAGTATTGCCCTATCGTGGGGGTTTAAATCGATTATATACTTATTATAGTGAGCAATATGTAGATCATTTTAAACAATACATCTTGACGCTTCTTGATAATCGAATGGAGCAAATGCTTAGTCATGGTGGTAGTTTAACGGATACACAAAAAGCCTATTTAGTCCAAAATATGGTAAGCCGGATTAATTTAATCCAAGCCAAGATAATAAGCGGCGTCAGTCCCAACACTTTAATGCAAATGCCCGATCCACAAATAAGATATTTGGGATACAACCGATTACCTGACCGTTTTCTGAATACTTTTGGTCCACTCTACAAAGATTATGTCATTTGGGATTCAAACACCGAGCAACTCAGAGGCGAATCAGGTAAGTTAATTTTATGGCTTGATCAATCACATATCTTGTCTTCGGATTTGCGTTGGCTGCTTGAGTGGGCAAATACCCAAGAAGGGGTATCCGAAATAGGCTTAAACAGTTTCTGGATAGGCTCAAATATCGTGAGAGATTATCTCATCGCACCAGCCTACACCAAAGCAGGATTTACAGCCATTCAGTCTCTGCTGGTACAAATCAATCATGCGTTACCCCTATATATCGACATCAGTGGCCCCAAAAATAGCTTCGCGCTGTGGTATGCTGCGGCGCGACTCAATGTATGGAAAAACTTTGCCCTTAATTTTTATAAAGGAACCAAAACACTGGCCTTTCAATACGAGTGGGATCAAACTTTTAATGACATGCTGCAACCCAGTAGTCCTTATAATGCCTTCTTACAAGATTTAGCATCAGAGTTTCAAGGTAAACTCCCCTTTACAACACCGCATTGGATTCAACTTGTTCTGCAATTCTCCGATCTCATGGTGTACAGCCATAGTAGTGATAAAGGAGTTGAGTTTAAGCAACTTTCAGATCTTGTTTCCCAGTGGATGAAAAAACTTCAAGAAAAACCTTCCCAATGGAACAATAATAGTGCTGACAATCAAAATCCTCCTGTTGTTGGTCCCAATAACCTGTCCAACAGGCCTCCTAGCGTTGCTAATAAATTAAATTTTAATACCCAGGTCAACGCAGTGAAATCTTATATGCGCTACCGTGATTTACTCAAGCAACTCTATAAGGAACCCTACGTACAAGCAGTTAAAGCTTATATGAGCGCTAGAGAACTGTATTTGAGCCAAATTGAAGTAGACAGACAATCTTCTCCAGTCATGCAAGCATATCAAGCTCTAGTCGATATGAGACGATCACTGGAGCATTTTGATCAACTTGACTCATCCAATCCGTTTTGGATGTTGATGCGTGGTCCATTAGATTATTACATTGACTATACCAATCGTTTTGCTTCTTGTTTTATACAACAAAAGTGGCTTGATGAAGTGTACCTCCGCACGATTGCTTTAAGTGGTGAGGAATTGAATCAAACTTTGTTTGCAAAGGGCGGTTTGGTTTGGATATTCCATGACAAATATTCACTTCCCTTCGTCAAGCAAATAGGAACTCAATTCTTACCCAGGTATGTTTTAAATCATGAGTTCCCCTTCACGCCGCAGTATTATCAATTATTAGCCTTTGGTATGAGAATTAATGAGGGCCTGGAAGCGCTAAGTCATATGAAGCAAAAACCCGAAGAGGGCCAAGCCGTTGATTTGATGATTCATGCGCTACCCACAAACCTAGATGCAAAGGCTACTACGCTGCCTTATAAAACCGTTTTACGCGTTGAATGTAAGGAAAAACAATATACATTAGAAAATTATAATTACCCGTCACAGCAACAAATTCCCAATTGGAAATTGGAAAGTTGTGGCCCTACCGAAATTTCTATTTACTTCGGTGGTATTAAATTAGCAATTCAATACCATGGTGATGAGGGATTTTTGCGATTTTTACAGGATTTCAATACCGGTGTAAAAGATTTTTATCCTCATAACTTTCCAGAACATACTAAATTTTTGCAAGCGCACAAAATTGATAAAATTCGCATGAGCTATTACATCAAAGGTGGCGGTGACATCATGTGGCAGATTGAAAAATACTTTGCAGCACAAAGAGACCTCAAAGTAGCCCAACAAAATCTCGCCCAAGTCTCTAAGCTTCCAAGAACCATCACGGATTGTTGGGCTCAGGGGGAATACGATGTTTAG
- a CDS encoding DotU family type IV/VI secretion system protein — protein sequence MSLQAIFYDLFKYVWDLNASQFATVSYDEFRGKITALIAEIKMREHEVDKYNLNSALFAVCAWIDELVQKSNWVGVRQWQDKLLQAEYFNTTSAGEEFFTRLSKIPSKQDDLVRIYYRCLVLGFEGVYHKPLDKPDLLKYKNFALEQLSHGFNMANYPSEFVAFPLAYKNDNLQIIPPKLDQYRSFLWWLLPIPVILIIYFFFYFVINNTVTNYLHLIK from the coding sequence GTGAGTCTACAAGCCATTTTTTATGATTTATTTAAATACGTTTGGGATTTAAATGCAAGTCAGTTTGCAACCGTTAGTTATGATGAATTCAGAGGCAAAATCACTGCGTTAATTGCTGAAATTAAAATGAGGGAACATGAAGTTGATAAATATAATTTAAATTCAGCTTTATTTGCGGTGTGTGCATGGATCGATGAATTAGTACAAAAATCAAATTGGGTAGGTGTGAGGCAGTGGCAAGATAAATTGTTACAAGCTGAATATTTTAACACAACGAGTGCGGGCGAAGAGTTTTTTACTCGTTTAAGCAAAATTCCCAGCAAACAAGATGACTTAGTGAGAATTTATTACCGATGTTTGGTTCTAGGATTTGAAGGAGTTTATCATAAGCCGCTTGATAAACCTGATTTGCTAAAGTATAAAAATTTTGCATTAGAACAATTGAGCCACGGGTTTAATATGGCAAATTATCCTAGTGAGTTTGTTGCATTCCCTCTAGCATATAAAAATGATAATTTACAAATTATTCCTCCAAAATTAGATCAATATCGAAGTTTTCTGTGGTGGTTGTTACCTATTCCAGTGATTTTAATAATATATTTCTTTTTTTATTTTGTAATTAATAATACAGTTACTAATTATTTACATTTAATTAAATAG
- the tssK gene encoding type VI secretion system baseplate subunit TssK: protein MIWNTPIDWEHGLFLQPQHFQYTELNQHYIHSQFLRYITPFFWGFSELEINDKSFKSGIFDIEKMSFFLPSGEFVEIDVNAKFLPRSFKSDWPANANSLKVYIGVKELSKNVANVTTIENLENLNNVGTRYISYSAGDELPDYYHQGAQAHLRSLFYVVKLFWEFEIENTHNYSIIQVAELRRTNDEIYYAPDFYPSCVSINAHKNLIALLNRIQNDLVKTTSKLEQFKQPLDMYSTHIDNSNFARLFSLRSLLRNVAVMDHLLNAKTVHPWEVYGLLQQLISELSFYSTEINFFEGGSGTISAMPVYDHSDLSKSYKLIEALVTKLLTIITADPDRIRRMVKEKNHYYADLGNSFIRKDRNYFLVIYAQDDQEEIAEMIKDFGKLCAYSEIENYIDFALPGAPISRLLSVPEGIPKGTNCLYYHIDHKSVMWSKIEMERKVAFYLGKTPVDIVIDIVAVGG, encoded by the coding sequence ATGATTTGGAATACGCCGATTGATTGGGAACATGGACTTTTTTTACAACCGCAACACTTTCAATATACTGAACTCAATCAGCATTATATTCATTCGCAATTTTTACGCTACATAACCCCATTTTTTTGGGGATTTTCCGAGTTGGAAATAAATGACAAATCATTTAAAAGCGGCATTTTCGATATAGAAAAAATGTCATTTTTTTTACCCAGTGGGGAGTTTGTTGAGATTGATGTGAATGCAAAGTTTTTACCCCGATCGTTTAAATCAGATTGGCCAGCAAACGCCAATTCGCTGAAAGTATACATCGGTGTTAAAGAACTTTCGAAAAATGTAGCCAATGTAACCACTATCGAAAATTTAGAAAACTTAAATAATGTGGGCACTCGTTATATCAGTTACAGTGCAGGCGATGAACTCCCCGATTACTATCACCAAGGAGCACAAGCTCATTTACGCTCCTTATTTTATGTAGTCAAACTATTTTGGGAGTTCGAAATTGAAAATACTCATAACTACTCGATTATCCAGGTAGCAGAGTTACGCCGTACCAACGATGAAATTTATTATGCACCTGATTTTTATCCTTCTTGTGTCAGCATTAATGCGCACAAAAATTTAATTGCACTGCTCAACCGAATTCAGAATGATTTAGTCAAAACAACGAGCAAATTAGAACAATTTAAACAGCCGCTTGATATGTACAGCACCCATATTGATAACAGCAATTTCGCGCGTTTGTTTTCACTCCGATCATTATTAAGAAATGTTGCCGTAATGGATCATTTGCTCAATGCCAAAACCGTTCATCCTTGGGAAGTTTATGGTCTTTTACAACAGCTAATCAGTGAATTAAGTTTTTATTCAACTGAAATTAATTTTTTTGAGGGCGGCAGTGGAACTATCTCAGCAATGCCTGTTTATGATCATAGTGATTTGAGTAAAAGTTATAAACTCATCGAGGCATTAGTTACTAAATTGTTAACCATTATTACTGCCGATCCGGATCGCATTCGTCGAATGGTTAAAGAGAAAAATCATTATTATGCCGATCTTGGCAACAGTTTTATCCGAAAGGATAGAAATTATTTCTTGGTGATTTATGCTCAAGATGATCAAGAAGAAATTGCGGAGATGATTAAGGATTTTGGAAAGTTATGTGCTTATTCAGAAATTGAAAATTACATCGATTTTGCATTACCTGGAGCACCTATCTCCAGACTTCTCTCAGTTCCTGAAGGAATACCCAAAGGGACAAACTGTCTTTATTATCATATTGACCATAAATCCGTGATGTGGTCCAAAATTGAGATGGAAAGAAAAGTTGCATTTTATCTAGGAAAAACACCGGTAGACATCGTGATCGATATTGTCGCTGTAGGAGGATAA
- a CDS encoding type VI secretion lipoprotein TssJ: MLRIIFCLLIFIIGGCTTGGKEKEPQLASSYQDNAILIRAVASKDLNEYDHKKHTLKFSVVQVEKLEDVQNQIVTAEGISQLLDADTEADNITQTNKKVHIRTFFIAPGMTQNFTIARMAETKKVLVVAGYYNLTPAGVVRIYEVPVFNKWNPLTFWKKTKQMGRLGIYLEFGSQAINYTESSSRKTVITKTKNRVSLKKYWDK, from the coding sequence ATGCTAAGAATAATATTTTGCCTCTTAATTTTCATTATAGGTGGCTGCACAACAGGTGGGAAAGAAAAAGAGCCCCAGTTAGCCAGCAGCTATCAAGATAATGCCATTCTTATTCGTGCTGTAGCCAGCAAAGACTTAAATGAATATGATCATAAAAAACATACTTTAAAATTCAGTGTAGTCCAGGTTGAAAAATTAGAAGATGTACAAAACCAAATAGTTACTGCCGAAGGAATTAGTCAATTACTTGATGCGGATACTGAAGCGGACAACATCACCCAAACGAATAAAAAAGTACACATTCGCACTTTTTTTATTGCACCTGGAATGACCCAAAACTTTACAATTGCACGTATGGCTGAGACAAAAAAAGTTCTCGTTGTCGCAGGATATTACAATTTAACCCCTGCTGGGGTAGTTCGTATCTATGAAGTTCCCGTATTTAATAAATGGAATCCGCTTACTTTTTGGAAAAAAACAAAACAGATGGGCCGACTTGGAATTTATCTGGAATTTGGCTCTCAAGCGATTAACTACACTGAAAGCTCTTCAAGAAAGACCGTAATCACGAAAACAAAGAATCGTGTGTCCTTAAAAAAATATTGGGATAAATAA
- a CDS encoding outer membrane beta-barrel protein, translating to MLRKINGLLLMVSCVTGMLSPVGFAAAPSVKKHAVWKDQTEKSINWHSLNWRAVLTLSGAAAFGDRVGTSEFIPIADPLEDEFFDYAPHSSDQSKFLFGVFLGAEYLLNPSWNLQSGFSYYQPASFHVNGTVTQGLDELSVDSFPYEYDIQVRQVLFENKLLYNLPFQPVVLHPYVSGGIGVGINSFQDFEVTITPPFTTFSNQFSDETLTNFSYRVGAGIDVDVNNWVRVGVGYRFADFGKVKSGNASIDQVPTFNTISQSHFYTNEVMGQLTFIM from the coding sequence TTGTTAAGAAAAATAAATGGACTTTTGCTAATGGTTTCCTGTGTCACCGGAATGCTGTCTCCAGTGGGTTTTGCTGCGGCCCCCTCAGTAAAAAAGCATGCTGTATGGAAAGACCAAACTGAGAAATCAATCAATTGGCACTCTCTGAATTGGCGGGCTGTTTTGACTCTTTCAGGAGCTGCAGCTTTCGGTGACAGGGTAGGGACTTCAGAATTTATTCCAATTGCCGATCCGCTTGAAGACGAGTTTTTTGATTATGCACCGCATAGTTCAGATCAATCGAAATTTTTATTCGGTGTCTTCTTGGGCGCAGAATATTTATTAAATCCTTCTTGGAATTTGCAATCAGGGTTTAGTTATTATCAACCTGCATCGTTCCATGTTAACGGTACAGTCACCCAAGGTTTGGATGAGCTATCCGTTGATTCATTTCCCTATGAGTACGATATTCAGGTTCGGCAAGTTTTGTTTGAAAACAAACTCTTGTACAACTTGCCGTTTCAACCGGTAGTGCTGCATCCCTATGTTTCCGGAGGGATAGGTGTGGGCATAAATTCATTTCAGGACTTTGAAGTGACGATTACTCCACCATTCACCACCTTTAGTAATCAATTTAGCGATGAGACTCTTACTAACTTTTCGTATCGGGTTGGTGCGGGTATTGACGTTGACGTGAATAACTGGGTCCGAGTGGGTGTGGGTTATCGATTTGCAGACTTTGGTAAAGTAAAGTCGGGAAATGCTTCCATAGATCAGGTACCTACATTTAACACAATATCACAATCCCATTTCTATACGAATGAAGTGATGGGGCAATTAACCTTTATCATGTAA
- a CDS encoding sialidase family protein, protein MKRYSLNSIGLAIFLNSMTSYALPFNIIPQGKLPTTIFKGETANASYTVTNNTRATRVNNFVKSLPPNVTQVTDPTDPTVCGSTFDLGPNGSINQSCTLKLKVSGEVNRADPNSQHHLFICLPGGKTCAGPTPENSLNVTVDSNGPGPTTISLAVGAYGTNTTGAPVVYKSSDNGMTWPTAVLPSVSGISSFQTFLFGVGCTGKFCTTIGNYFTNNGAVQPISYSTKDGGSTWSAVNVLSTNGIPAINNYNQINAVSCSGSNCTAVGFSGPTSGGTPLPLTYSSTDYGTTWSPPNLLSIAALPPANQGARLGSVSCSGNNCTAVGFYYNNLGYRIPLSYYSTNNGVTWSSAILPSTAGLPAGNTGAKLNGVSCVGNNCTAVGETDGPTDVPFSYTSTDAGHSWSEATLLSLSGLPVGNEGVGLNGVSCTGTQCVAVGLYRDSSFAVVAPVSYNSSDNGVTWSSIVLPPTNNFPSGFGRGELFGVSCIGTNCSAVGSYSDTNNISLPLAYYSADNGVTWTTALPSISSISGALFAVLFGVGGSESGNLQT, encoded by the coding sequence ATGAAACGTTACTCTCTTAATTCAATTGGTTTAGCTATTTTTTTAAACTCAATGACTAGTTATGCGTTACCCTTTAATATCATTCCACAAGGCAAGTTGCCAACGACGATTTTTAAGGGGGAAACAGCCAATGCTTCGTATACAGTGACAAATAATACGAGAGCGACCCGTGTCAATAATTTTGTTAAATCGCTGCCACCCAATGTGACACAAGTTACAGACCCCACCGATCCAACGGTGTGCGGCAGCACTTTTGACTTGGGACCTAATGGTTCTATTAATCAGAGCTGCACATTAAAACTTAAGGTATCGGGTGAGGTTAATCGCGCCGATCCCAATTCTCAGCATCATTTATTTATTTGTCTTCCTGGCGGTAAAACCTGCGCAGGTCCTACGCCAGAAAATTCATTGAATGTGACGGTGGATAGTAATGGACCGGGTCCCACTACGATTTCGTTAGCAGTTGGTGCTTACGGAACGAATACAACCGGAGCGCCGGTTGTTTATAAAAGTAGTGATAATGGGATGACCTGGCCTACAGCGGTGCTTCCATCAGTTTCTGGAATTTCGAGTTTTCAAACCTTCCTTTTTGGGGTTGGATGTACTGGCAAATTCTGTACCACTATCGGTAATTATTTTACCAATAATGGCGCGGTGCAACCAATAAGTTATTCGACTAAAGATGGGGGTTCGACCTGGTCTGCAGTTAATGTACTGTCAACTAATGGCATTCCGGCAATAAATAATTATAACCAAATTAATGCAGTAAGCTGTTCGGGTTCAAATTGCACTGCGGTAGGTTTTAGCGGTCCTACGAGTGGAGGTACTCCGTTGCCACTGACTTATTCTAGTACAGATTATGGTACTACGTGGTCACCGCCTAATTTGCTTTCTATTGCCGCACTTCCTCCAGCAAACCAAGGAGCAAGGTTAGGCTCTGTTAGTTGTTCTGGAAACAATTGTACTGCTGTTGGTTTTTATTATAATAATTTAGGCTACCGGATACCTTTAAGTTATTACAGTACCAATAATGGTGTGACGTGGTCATCAGCAATCCTTCCATCGACTGCTGGGCTTCCCGCTGGGAATACAGGTGCAAAATTGAATGGTGTGAGTTGTGTTGGCAATAATTGCACTGCTGTTGGTGAAACAGATGGACCGACTGATGTACCTTTTAGCTATACAAGCACTGATGCGGGACATTCTTGGTCTGAAGCAACACTCCTCTCATTGAGTGGCCTGCCCGTCGGCAATGAAGGGGTAGGCTTAAATGGCGTAAGCTGTACTGGCACCCAGTGCGTTGCGGTTGGTCTATATCGAGATTCTAGCTTCGCCGTAGTTGCACCAGTAAGCTATAACAGCTCAGATAATGGCGTAACCTGGTCAAGCATTGTGCTTCCTCCAACGAATAATTTCCCCTCAGGCTTTGGGCGAGGAGAGTTGTTCGGTGTGAGTTGCATAGGAACAAACTGTTCGGCCGTAGGTTCCTATTCGGACACAAACAATATTTCGCTTCCTTTAGCTTACTATAGCGCAGATAACGGGGTGACTTGGACTACTGCTTTACCCAGTATATCCTCGATTTCAGGTGCTCTATTCGCTGTTCTTTTTGGAGTAGGTGGGTCTGAGAGCGGAAATTTACAGACTTAA
- the tssG gene encoding type VI secretion system baseplate subunit TssG, producing the protein MAAEVEQSELNILKKLLTQPKSFNFYQAIRLIGHLIDYEAKHEGLNGKLDIIPLLTLAFPETDIHEIRRHTDTNHFTLIATFFSLYGTTSPLPTFYTEQLIQDNDQDSDEVKCLLDIFHKRLYKILFQAWSKNRIFEQFAEHHDPIYREALFGFIGMAGKELRDKIPNYNYLLRYSSHWVADNKSIWSLKSLLNDYFKVPINISSFFRSIQDIPEEQYCLLGKANHHLSKTAYLGSQFKSTSNSLLISIGPLSADVFPKFLIHTEHINQLKLLLQLYVKEPFSYFIEVILDKGCFKPIRLAHETTSILGVVSWLSPQKDIEMFKVRYWLK; encoded by the coding sequence ATGGCAGCCGAGGTTGAACAATCCGAGCTTAATATCTTAAAGAAGCTATTAACTCAACCTAAAAGTTTTAATTTTTATCAAGCAATTCGTTTGATTGGCCATCTCATCGACTATGAAGCAAAACACGAGGGATTAAACGGAAAATTAGATATAATACCCCTATTAACCCTGGCCTTTCCTGAAACCGACATTCATGAGATTCGACGTCATACTGACACCAATCATTTTACTCTCATTGCCACTTTTTTTAGTTTATACGGCACAACTTCTCCACTTCCTACATTTTATACAGAACAACTTATCCAAGATAATGATCAGGATTCGGATGAGGTAAAATGTTTGCTCGATATCTTTCATAAGCGACTTTACAAGATCCTTTTTCAAGCATGGTCGAAAAATAGGATATTTGAACAATTTGCAGAACATCACGACCCCATTTATCGAGAGGCGCTTTTTGGGTTTATCGGGATGGCAGGAAAAGAGCTGCGAGACAAAATACCGAATTACAATTATTTGCTGCGCTATTCCAGCCACTGGGTTGCAGATAATAAATCCATTTGGAGTCTAAAAAGTTTATTAAATGATTATTTCAAGGTACCGATTAATATTTCTTCATTTTTCCGATCAATACAAGATATACCTGAGGAACAATATTGCCTTTTGGGTAAAGCGAATCATCACTTAAGTAAAACAGCGTACCTAGGCAGCCAATTTAAATCGACTAGCAATAGTTTATTAATTTCTATAGGCCCACTAAGTGCTGATGTATTTCCTAAATTTTTAATCCATACGGAACACATCAACCAACTCAAATTACTCCTCCAACTCTATGTAAAGGAGCCCTTCTCCTATTTTATTGAAGTCATTTTGGACAAAGGGTGTTTCAAACCCATAAGACTGGCACACGAGACAACGAGTATTTTAGGAGTTGTCAGTTGGTTATCCCCACAGAAAGATATTGAGATGTTTAAAGTACGTTACTGGTTAAAATAA